In one Zobellia galactanivorans genomic region, the following are encoded:
- a CDS encoding glycosyltransferase, which translates to MKILRVISSMNPKQGGPCQGIRNAIPEMEKQGVENEVVCFDEPNSEYLGQDTFKIHALGASKTPWKYNKNLIPWLIDNFNQYDIVIVHALWLYHSHATIKALLSLKKQNMKAPKVFIMPHGMLDPYFQNAKERKLKALRNEVYWKLVESKVINQANGVLFTCEEELLLARTTFPKYQPKKEINVGYGIQPPPSRAVKMKEAFTHTVPQWNGKPYLLFLSRIHPKKGVDLLIRSYLRLEKEMEGLPQLIIAGPENHEYGKEMQALAAASPNILFSGMLSGDAKWGAFYESEAFVLPSHQENFGIAVVEALACKKPVLISNKVNIWREIAKGQGGIVKDDTEDQTYGMLREWLSINLLERNKMSRAAERVYKDYFTIAQAANKFINEVKNA; encoded by the coding sequence ATGAAGATACTCCGAGTGATTTCTAGTATGAATCCTAAACAAGGGGGGCCCTGTCAAGGTATACGCAATGCTATTCCTGAAATGGAGAAGCAAGGTGTAGAAAATGAAGTTGTTTGTTTTGATGAACCTAATTCTGAGTATTTAGGACAAGATACGTTTAAGATTCATGCATTAGGAGCGAGTAAAACACCTTGGAAATATAATAAGAACCTGATTCCATGGTTAATTGATAATTTTAACCAATATGATATAGTTATTGTTCATGCGCTTTGGTTATATCATAGTCATGCTACTATAAAGGCGTTGCTTTCGTTAAAAAAACAGAATATGAAAGCTCCAAAAGTATTTATTATGCCACATGGTATGTTGGATCCTTATTTTCAAAACGCTAAAGAACGAAAATTAAAGGCTTTGCGAAACGAGGTGTATTGGAAGCTAGTTGAAAGTAAAGTTATAAATCAAGCCAACGGTGTCTTGTTTACTTGTGAAGAAGAATTATTATTGGCACGCACTACATTTCCAAAGTATCAACCTAAAAAGGAAATTAATGTAGGATATGGTATTCAGCCCCCTCCTTCGAGAGCTGTTAAGATGAAGGAGGCCTTTACCCATACCGTGCCTCAATGGAATGGCAAACCTTATCTTCTTTTTTTAAGTAGAATTCACCCTAAAAAAGGGGTGGATTTATTAATTCGTTCGTATTTGCGACTTGAAAAGGAAATGGAAGGCTTACCTCAATTGATCATTGCCGGACCAGAAAATCATGAGTATGGAAAGGAGATGCAGGCCTTGGCCGCAGCATCTCCCAATATTTTGTTCTCAGGAATGTTAAGCGGGGATGCGAAATGGGGGGCTTTTTACGAGAGTGAAGCTTTTGTTTTACCGAGCCACCAAGAAAATTTTGGTATAGCCGTGGTGGAAGCTTTGGCTTGTAAAAAACCTGTATTAATCAGCAATAAAGTAAATATTTGGCGTGAAATCGCAAAAGGTCAAGGGGGGATTGTAAAAGACGATACAGAAGACCAAACCTATGGTATGCTTAGAGAATGGCTTTCGATTAATTTATTAGAAAGAAATAAAATGAGTCGTGCAGCGGAAAGAGTATATAAGGATTATTTTACCATAGCACAGGCCGCTAATAAATTTATAAATGAAGTCAAAAATGCATAA
- a CDS encoding T9SS type A sorting domain-containing protein produces MKQVFSSLIVLAFCVVGKAQNVAKPENSSAAMASLNVSGGEASSSKGSVVYSVGALFYTNIETQHNTVSQCIQQAKLEKGDDLKDISALKVMAYPNPTTDYVLIDILDYENETARYELFDSRGSLIKSERIHTATTKLPMDDLRSSTYFLKVSVLNRFEKTLTLLKL; encoded by the coding sequence ATGAAACAAGTGTTTAGTTCCCTTATCGTATTGGCCTTCTGTGTTGTAGGCAAGGCGCAAAATGTGGCAAAGCCCGAAAATTCTTCCGCGGCCATGGCTTCCTTGAACGTGTCGGGGGGCGAGGCCAGCAGTAGTAAAGGTTCTGTGGTATATTCCGTGGGGGCTCTCTTCTATACCAATATAGAAACACAGCACAATACGGTGTCTCAATGTATACAACAGGCCAAGCTAGAAAAGGGCGATGACTTAAAAGATATTTCGGCGCTAAAGGTAATGGCCTATCCGAATCCTACTACCGATTATGTGCTGATCGATATTTTGGACTATGAAAATGAAACGGCCCGATACGAATTGTTCGATTCTAGGGGGAGTCTTATAAAGAGTGAGCGTATTCATACAGCTACAACAAAATTACCGATGGACGATCTTAGGTCGTCCACTTACTTTTTAAAAGTGAGCGTATTGAACCGATTTGAAAAAACACTGACCTTGTTGAAATTATAG
- a CDS encoding glycosyltransferase family 4 protein, giving the protein MKIIFLTHHENQKGYSMTRYTNFLKEGMQKRDFDTEIWFPKTYFAKSNFPESLKKWLGYLDQFILFPIWFIQKSKRLPQDTLYVLTDQALGMWMPLIKAKKHVVHCHDFIALKSAEGKIKENPTSWSGKIYQKLILKGFSAAHNFIPISKNTQNELVQYLNKTPLLNEQVYNAIDYLFKPGSIEEARFSFKTTHKLQVKDGYILHVGGNGFYKNRKGVIAIYDAWRKQTNNPLPLLMIGYPPSSSIYSRYEVSPYKKDIHFLTDITNTQLAKAYQGARIFLFPSLFEGFGWPIAEAMACACPVITTDEAPMNEVGGDAAIYIDRCPSNKEMNSWATESAKILERTLRIPQEDRNILISKGLENVSRFNGKTILDQIEKIYKRIK; this is encoded by the coding sequence ATGAAAATTATCTTTCTTACCCACCACGAAAATCAGAAGGGTTACAGCATGACCCGTTATACGAATTTTTTGAAAGAGGGTATGCAAAAGAGAGATTTTGACACAGAGATATGGTTTCCTAAGACCTATTTTGCAAAATCAAATTTTCCAGAGAGTCTAAAAAAATGGCTGGGATATTTAGATCAATTTATACTATTTCCTATTTGGTTTATACAGAAGAGCAAACGGTTGCCACAAGACACACTCTATGTACTCACCGATCAAGCCCTTGGCATGTGGATGCCATTGATTAAGGCAAAAAAACATGTCGTACACTGTCATGACTTCATTGCACTAAAATCGGCCGAAGGTAAAATTAAAGAGAATCCTACCTCTTGGTCGGGTAAAATTTATCAAAAACTAATATTAAAAGGATTTTCTGCAGCCCATAATTTTATCCCTATATCAAAGAACACTCAAAATGAATTAGTTCAATACTTAAACAAAACACCTTTACTTAACGAACAGGTTTACAATGCTATTGATTATCTATTCAAACCCGGATCAATTGAAGAAGCTCGTTTTTCTTTCAAAACCACTCATAAACTTCAGGTAAAAGACGGGTACATTCTTCATGTAGGAGGCAATGGTTTCTATAAAAACAGAAAAGGTGTAATCGCTATTTATGATGCATGGAGAAAACAAACAAATAATCCATTACCTCTGCTAATGATTGGATATCCCCCATCTTCGAGTATCTATAGTCGTTACGAAGTTTCCCCATACAAAAAAGACATTCACTTTTTAACTGACATAACTAATACCCAATTAGCGAAAGCATATCAAGGTGCTCGAATATTTCTCTTTCCTTCTTTATTTGAAGGTTTCGGATGGCCCATTGCTGAAGCCATGGCTTGTGCTTGTCCCGTTATAACTACAGATGAAGCCCCAATGAACGAAGTGGGAGGTGACGCGGCTATTTATATAGACCGTTGCCCTAGTAACAAAGAGATGAATTCATGGGCTACGGAATCGGCTAAAATACTGGAGCGCACTTTGCGAATCCCTCAAGAAGATAGAAACATTCTGATTTCAAAAGGGCTAGAAAATGTATCTAGATTTAACGGAAAAACGATTCTTGATCAAATTGAAAAAATATACAAACGTATCAAGTAA
- a CDS encoding T9SS type A sorting domain-containing protein: protein MKKIVPLLVLVFGYACVQAQQNISNTSENMVIYNASGGDALSGSGSVAYSLGSIFYSVIESPRILVCEGVQQAEMEEETVVDEEEVDEEEIEDSEENPTLPETPIETPDPVVDEVPSEPLPEAPVDEGEEEGPEENPSLPEPETPIETPDPVVDEVPSEPLPEAPIDEGEEEGLEENPSLPEPETPIETPDPVVDEVPSEPFPEAPVDEGEEEGPKENPSLPEPETPIETPDPVVDEAPSEPFPEAPVDEGEEEGPKENPSLPEPETPVETPDPVVDEVPSEPLSEAPIDGGEDAQAPPLSPLPEPVVVDPPVEEEVPNTDQEPGLGQSYELPRPLKAQDIVGHALQDVGEVDIVTYPNPVVDDFSIGIKNYKNQNAWYQLFDQRGRALLDGRISGRTTEVAIPHLSPATYVLRIYIANQTVKTLRILKK from the coding sequence ATGAAAAAAATTGTCCCCTTGTTAGTATTGGTTTTCGGCTATGCTTGTGTGCAAGCTCAGCAGAATATAAGTAATACATCCGAAAATATGGTAATCTATAATGCTTCAGGAGGTGATGCTCTTTCCGGCAGTGGGTCGGTGGCCTATTCCCTTGGAAGTATTTTTTATAGTGTAATTGAATCACCCCGTATATTGGTTTGTGAAGGCGTGCAACAGGCCGAAATGGAGGAAGAAACGGTAGTCGATGAAGAGGAAGTCGATGAAGAGGAAATCGAAGATTCCGAAGAAAATCCCACCTTACCCGAGACTCCGATTGAAACCCCTGATCCCGTAGTGGATGAGGTCCCGTCGGAACCCTTGCCGGAAGCACCGGTAGACGAGGGGGAAGAGGAAGGTCCTGAGGAGAACCCTAGCCTGCCCGAACCCGAGACTCCGATTGAAACCCCTGATCCCGTAGTGGATGAGGTCCCGTCGGAACCCTTGCCGGAAGCACCGATAGACGAAGGGGAAGAGGAAGGTCTTGAGGAGAACCCTAGCCTGCCCGAACCAGAGACTCCGATTGAAACCCCTGATCCCGTAGTGGATGAGGTCCCGTCGGAACCCTTTCCGGAAGCACCGGTAGACGAGGGGGAAGAGGAAGGTCCTAAGGAGAACCCTAGCCTGCCCGAACCCGAGACTCCGATTGAAACCCCTGATCCCGTAGTGGATGAGGCCCCGTCGGAACCCTTTCCGGAAGCGCCGGTAGACGAAGGGGAAGAGGAAGGTCCTAAGGAAAACCCTAGCCTGCCCGAACCCGAGACTCCGGTTGAAACTCCTGATCCCGTAGTGGATGAGGTCCCGTCGGAACCCTTGTCGGAAGCACCGATAGACGGAGGGGAAGATGCCCAGGCACCTCCCTTGAGTCCCCTGCCGGAACCTGTTGTAGTAGACCCTCCGGTGGAAGAGGAAGTGCCGAACACCGACCAAGAACCCGGGTTGGGCCAGTCTTATGAACTGCCTCGCCCCTTAAAGGCCCAAGATATTGTAGGGCATGCGCTTCAAGACGTGGGAGAGGTTGACATTGTCACCTATCCGAACCCCGTAGTGGACGATTTTTCCATCGGAATTAAAAATTATAAAAATCAGAACGCCTGGTATCAACTTTTTGATCAGCGGGGTAGGGCGCTTCTCGATGGGCGAATCTCTGGGAGAACCACTGAGGTCGCCATACCCCATTTGAGTCCCGCTACCTATGTACTGCGAATATATATTGCCAACCAAACGGTCAAAACCTTAAGAATTTTAAAAAAGTAA
- a CDS encoding glycosyltransferase family 2 protein has product MHSISTFILTYNEEKHIERCVKNAQRFSETVYIVDSFSSDKTVELAQSLGAKVYQNKWENNHAKQVNWALENLPIQTEWVFRLDADEYLTDELILEIGKKLPTLELHVSGVVFERKMYFLNKLMTKGMIQMNILRMFRYGKAVCEDRWMDEHIVLTEGDSIQFDGFFVDHNLNPLGWWIEKHNNYAIREAVELLNLEFGLIEPKGETAKYAMSADAQSKRDKKKKYANMPLFWRSFIYFVYRYFFKFGFTQGKEGFLWHFLQGWWYRTLVDAKIYEVKKACGGDIDKMKEFLAENYRIFI; this is encoded by the coding sequence ATGCATTCCATCTCTACCTTTATTCTGACCTATAACGAAGAAAAGCATATTGAGCGCTGTGTCAAAAATGCGCAACGCTTTTCTGAAACCGTATATATTGTCGATTCTTTTTCTTCGGATAAAACCGTTGAGTTGGCGCAATCCTTAGGAGCAAAAGTTTATCAGAATAAGTGGGAAAATAATCATGCCAAACAGGTCAACTGGGCACTTGAAAACTTACCGATTCAGACTGAATGGGTTTTTCGTCTAGACGCCGATGAATATTTGACCGACGAACTCATCTTGGAAATTGGGAAAAAACTTCCTACGCTAGAGCTCCATGTTTCGGGTGTGGTTTTTGAGCGGAAAATGTATTTTTTAAATAAGCTCATGACCAAGGGAATGATTCAGATGAACATCTTGCGGATGTTCCGTTATGGGAAGGCGGTTTGTGAAGATCGTTGGATGGATGAGCATATAGTGCTTACCGAAGGAGATAGTATACAGTTCGATGGGTTTTTTGTAGACCATAACTTGAATCCTTTAGGCTGGTGGATTGAAAAACATAATAATTACGCGATTCGTGAAGCTGTAGAACTGTTAAATTTAGAGTTTGGGTTAATAGAGCCGAAGGGTGAAACTGCAAAATATGCCATGTCTGCCGATGCCCAATCCAAACGGGACAAGAAAAAAAAGTACGCGAATATGCCCCTGTTTTGGCGGTCCTTTATCTACTTTGTCTATCGTTACTTTTTTAAATTCGGCTTTACCCAAGGCAAGGAAGGGTTTTTATGGCATTTCTTGCAAGGCTGGTGGTATCGTACTTTGGTTGATGCTAAAATATACGAAGTAAAAAAAGCTTGTGGAGGGGATATAGATAAAATGAAGGAGTTCTTGGCAGAGAACTATCGTATATTTATATAG
- a CDS encoding phenylacetate--CoA ligase family protein, translated as MKNSFLKAVFSFKTKIVNPKLEGLRRSTAANLQVEDLTELNLRKRQDLLKHALTQSPFYQKKYKGLDFLKKGVIRNEDFTKLPPLTRSELRENFGSIQADNISKSDYRKATTSGSTGSPISVLHDRRHPETPIRWRILNWWSVQPWENQAFIYRYQRPLLKRLKNNLLWWPTQRIFLAAADLNEKKLNKFVRDFNRIKPTLLQGYVDVVFEFALYLLDNNIKIHPPKMVWVTSAPLFEEQRELMEKAFGAPVCDQYGNTEILLIAAECPEQNGLHIMQDTVHIEFVDQDNQPVAPNTTGKILLTDLTNYAFPLIRYEIGDEGKYLDHTCSCGRPLPLMENVRGRQTVNIKTPSGLRIRGEHLMAMFNGYMKVFKEIQLQQEGDFSVCIAYVPRTANEGQKEAEKMANLLMQRARSEIVVTAKRVDQIERTTTKTPLIISHLN; from the coding sequence ATGAAGAATAGCTTTTTAAAAGCGGTTTTTTCATTTAAGACCAAAATTGTAAATCCAAAACTTGAAGGTTTACGCCGCAGTACGGCCGCAAACTTGCAAGTGGAGGATTTAACCGAATTAAACCTAAGAAAGCGTCAAGACCTTCTCAAACACGCCTTGACCCAGTCCCCCTTTTATCAAAAAAAATATAAAGGGTTGGATTTTTTAAAAAAGGGGGTAATTCGTAATGAGGACTTTACAAAGCTCCCCCCATTGACCCGATCCGAACTCAGGGAAAACTTTGGCAGTATACAAGCGGATAACATTTCCAAATCCGATTATCGAAAAGCCACCACTTCTGGCAGTACGGGATCCCCGATTTCAGTTCTTCATGATCGCCGGCATCCAGAAACCCCCATACGCTGGCGTATTTTAAACTGGTGGAGTGTTCAACCATGGGAAAACCAAGCCTTTATCTATCGCTACCAGAGACCTTTGTTAAAACGATTGAAAAACAACCTACTTTGGTGGCCTACCCAAAGGATATTCTTGGCGGCCGCCGACCTTAACGAAAAAAAGCTTAACAAATTTGTTCGCGATTTTAATCGTATCAAACCCACCTTGTTACAAGGCTATGTAGATGTTGTATTCGAATTCGCCCTATACCTCCTTGATAATAATATTAAAATACACCCCCCTAAAATGGTATGGGTCACCTCCGCCCCCTTGTTTGAAGAACAGCGCGAACTTATGGAAAAAGCTTTTGGGGCTCCTGTATGTGACCAATACGGCAATACCGAAATTTTGTTGATTGCGGCCGAATGCCCCGAACAAAATGGTTTGCATATCATGCAAGACACCGTACATATTGAGTTCGTTGACCAAGATAATCAGCCCGTAGCCCCCAATACCACGGGCAAAATACTTCTGACCGACCTCACCAATTACGCCTTCCCCTTGATTCGCTATGAAATTGGTGACGAAGGCAAATACCTCGACCATACCTGTTCTTGTGGCCGACCTTTACCTCTAATGGAAAATGTAAGGGGCAGACAAACTGTAAACATCAAAACCCCCTCCGGTCTACGCATAAGAGGGGAACATCTGATGGCCATGTTCAACGGGTATATGAAGGTTTTTAAGGAAATCCAACTGCAACAGGAAGGCGACTTTTCGGTTTGTATTGCATATGTACCTAGAACAGCTAATGAAGGACAAAAAGAAGCCGAAAAAATGGCAAATCTCTTGATGCAAAGGGCACGATCCGAGATTGTAGTAACTGCTAAAAGGGTAGACCAAATAGAACGGACAACGACTAAAACTCCATTAATCATTAGTCATCTCAATTAA
- a CDS encoding LbetaH domain-containing protein: protein MKSKMHNEDTYTGASFSIKNRTTRLVWNIVYLIFFKYSPRPLHNWRSFLLRLFGAKIGKGVHIYPKVKIWAPWNLEVHDEVGVADGADLYSQGKIILEFRSIVSQRSYICTGTHDFTLKGHPLYTKSIKISKFAWVAAEAFVGPGVTVGEGAVVGARAAVFKNVEPWAVVGGNPAKFIKTREIKD, encoded by the coding sequence ATGAAGTCAAAAATGCATAATGAAGATACTTATACTGGAGCATCTTTCTCTATTAAAAATAGAACAACAAGATTAGTTTGGAACATAGTATATCTTATTTTTTTTAAATATTCTCCTAGGCCGTTGCACAATTGGCGTTCTTTTCTTTTGCGATTATTTGGTGCTAAAATTGGTAAAGGCGTACATATTTACCCAAAAGTTAAAATTTGGGCTCCTTGGAATTTAGAAGTTCATGATGAAGTTGGTGTTGCTGATGGTGCGGATTTATATTCCCAAGGTAAGATAATTCTTGAATTTCGCTCAATTGTATCCCAACGGTCCTATATCTGTACAGGCACCCATGATTTTACTTTAAAAGGACACCCACTTTACACTAAATCTATTAAGATATCAAAATTTGCTTGGGTGGCGGCAGAGGCATTTGTTGGACCTGGTGTGACTGTAGGCGAGGGTGCTGTTGTTGGTGCTAGAGCAGCTGTATTTAAAAATGTAGAACCTTGGGCCGTAGTCGGAGGTAACCCTGCTAAGTTTATTAAAACACGCGAAATAAAAGACTGA
- a CDS encoding sugar-transfer associated ATP-grasp domain-containing protein: protein MLQSEYLKNFIKTNSQRLLLWRYHQNQNSFVRKRIKAVTTETGPLSSSNKRLCDTYALEVLGWKGYAPWLYLYTLRSGLFKEGWIPENYFGPNVIPKIQGNYGKTSNLRSLTHKLFKGDVHPDLAYFSNGNWYSMDHSPLPEAEIQVMLKAATDKIVYKLDGSYQGQGIFVCPTDTLSLGALAQKGNGLVQRFIEQHDFFDQFSSVSTACIRLTTVITPNGQTELRGAFLRLGQANDTHVQYHSEIAIAIDLASGALHATGYHPNWTSCTHHPDHHIAFKGLVIPNFKEAVADTLSLHQQMPMVGVIGWDLIIDKEGKTVLMEWNGYGSDVAFSEVTQGPCFTGLGWEHFHKS from the coding sequence ATGTTACAATCCGAGTATCTAAAAAACTTTATCAAAACCAATAGTCAACGCCTGCTCCTTTGGCGCTATCACCAAAACCAAAATAGTTTTGTAAGAAAAAGAATTAAGGCAGTAACCACAGAAACTGGCCCATTAAGTAGCTCCAACAAAAGGTTATGTGATACCTACGCCCTCGAAGTATTGGGATGGAAAGGCTATGCTCCGTGGCTCTACCTCTATACCTTACGATCGGGCCTATTCAAAGAAGGTTGGATTCCGGAAAACTATTTTGGCCCGAACGTCATCCCCAAAATACAAGGCAATTACGGAAAAACCTCTAACCTTAGATCCTTAACCCATAAGTTATTCAAAGGGGATGTTCACCCTGACTTGGCGTACTTTAGCAATGGCAACTGGTACTCCATGGACCACTCCCCCCTCCCTGAAGCAGAAATACAAGTAATGCTTAAAGCGGCAACCGATAAAATCGTATACAAATTAGACGGATCATACCAAGGGCAGGGAATTTTTGTTTGCCCAACCGATACTTTATCTTTAGGGGCATTGGCACAAAAAGGAAATGGCTTGGTGCAGCGCTTTATTGAGCAACACGATTTTTTTGACCAATTCTCATCTGTCTCCACCGCCTGTATCCGCCTGACCACGGTCATAACCCCCAATGGACAGACCGAACTCAGAGGCGCTTTTTTAAGACTTGGCCAGGCAAATGATACCCATGTACAATACCATAGTGAAATTGCCATAGCCATTGACTTGGCAAGTGGAGCACTGCATGCAACAGGCTACCATCCCAACTGGACAAGTTGCACCCACCACCCGGACCACCATATCGCTTTTAAAGGCCTAGTCATCCCAAATTTTAAAGAAGCTGTTGCCGATACCCTATCCTTACACCAACAAATGCCGATGGTAGGGGTTATTGGCTGGGACCTTATTATTGATAAAGAGGGCAAAACGGTTTTAATGGAATGGAATGGCTATGGTAGCGATGTTGCTTTTTCAGAAGTTACGCAAGGCCCCTGTTTTACCGGACTCGGCTGGGAGCATTTTCACAAATCCTGA
- a CDS encoding WcaI family glycosyltransferase, whose protein sequence is MKTQTKKRILFIGYNFSPELTGIGKYSGEMLEWLAEQGHECTVLTAYPYYPYWKVQEPYRKNRFWYKKEIKNFASGGKLRVLRCPMYVPEQPSGLKRMILDTSFSVTALLRMLPLLFQKKYDWSISVAPSFQFGLLGVLYKKLRGAKHLHHIQDLQIEAAQDLGLIKSPRLLKLLYGTERFIFRNTDVVSSISDGMMARIEKKAQKPLLFFPNWTETHSFYPMIENRGGLKEKFGFAPNDWVVLYSGAIGEKQGLEAILHTAQTLKGHKQLQFAICGTGPYKETLIHMAEEMGLPNMHFLPLQPKADFNAFLNMADLHLVIQKEKASDLVMPSKLTTILAVGGLALITANEQSSLHKIVRKYNMGLLVAAENQEALNTGILEAFQNQDNASIKKAARTYAENYLAIDTIMKTFEKKLYT, encoded by the coding sequence ATGAAGACACAAACGAAGAAACGCATCCTTTTTATCGGTTACAACTTCTCCCCTGAACTGACCGGTATCGGTAAATACTCCGGCGAGATGTTGGAGTGGTTGGCCGAACAAGGTCATGAATGTACCGTACTTACCGCCTATCCCTATTACCCTTACTGGAAGGTACAGGAGCCTTATCGAAAAAATCGGTTTTGGTATAAGAAAGAGATTAAAAACTTTGCTTCGGGAGGAAAACTACGCGTGCTGCGCTGCCCTATGTACGTGCCTGAACAACCTAGTGGTCTTAAACGAATGATCCTGGACACCTCATTTTCGGTCACGGCCCTGCTTCGTATGCTCCCCCTCCTCTTTCAAAAAAAATACGATTGGAGCATCTCCGTCGCCCCATCCTTTCAATTTGGTCTTCTAGGGGTTCTATATAAAAAACTAAGGGGAGCCAAACACTTACATCATATACAGGACTTGCAGATTGAAGCCGCCCAAGATTTAGGACTCATAAAATCACCTCGACTGCTCAAGCTATTATACGGCACCGAACGCTTTATTTTCAGGAATACCGATGTGGTCAGCAGTATTTCGGACGGTATGATGGCCCGCATTGAAAAAAAGGCCCAAAAACCCCTATTGTTCTTTCCAAATTGGACGGAGACCCATAGCTTTTATCCGATGATTGAGAATAGAGGGGGGTTAAAAGAAAAATTTGGTTTTGCCCCAAACGACTGGGTGGTACTCTATTCGGGCGCCATTGGTGAAAAACAGGGCCTTGAAGCCATTCTCCATACCGCCCAAACCCTTAAAGGTCATAAGCAACTACAATTCGCTATTTGTGGTACAGGGCCTTATAAGGAAACCCTAATCCATATGGCAGAGGAAATGGGCCTGCCGAACATGCATTTTCTTCCCTTACAGCCCAAAGCCGATTTTAATGCTTTTTTAAATATGGCGGACTTACATTTGGTCATACAAAAAGAAAAGGCCAGTGACCTCGTTATGCCCTCAAAATTGACTACTATTTTGGCCGTGGGCGGTTTGGCCCTGATTACAGCCAATGAACAATCTAGTTTGCACAAAATTGTACGGAAATACAACATGGGGCTTTTAGTTGCGGCCGAAAACCAAGAAGCTTTAAACACGGGAATTTTAGAAGCTTTTCAAAACCAAGATAACGCTTCCATAAAAAAAGCGGCAAGAACCTATGCCGAGAACTATTTGGCCATCGACACCATCATGAAGACATTTGAAAAAAAACTGTATACTTGA
- a CDS encoding glycosyltransferase family 4 protein, translating into MKINYFFRHPNVGHSIHRVFRTIIGEIKKTKDVTMYEVPSEGSMPADVVKNLWFTYSKREKKAIHHVTGHIHDVLLALIGVKTVLTVHDLVFLDNVKNPFKRLYKWLFWLYFPVKIADVVVCISNQTKQNILQKIKTDKLRVIYNAIDPIFVPVAKPFNQEKPIILHIGTGWNKNLDRTIEALSGISCHLRIIGKLKVSQVALLEKYKTDYSNQCNLTDEEIRDEYKSCDIVNFPSMYEGFGMPVIEGQMTGRVVITSNIEPLIEVAADAAVLVNPEDVSSIRDAYETVISNESYRINLIEKGLRNAERFSVEYIAQQYLELYKTL; encoded by the coding sequence ATGAAAATCAATTATTTTTTTCGTCACCCCAATGTTGGGCATTCAATTCATCGAGTATTTCGTACCATTATCGGAGAGATAAAAAAAACGAAGGATGTTACCATGTATGAGGTTCCATCTGAAGGTTCCATGCCTGCAGATGTTGTAAAAAATCTTTGGTTCACATATTCAAAAAGGGAGAAGAAAGCCATTCATCATGTTACTGGTCATATTCATGATGTGCTTTTAGCTTTGATTGGGGTAAAAACAGTTCTGACAGTTCATGATTTAGTGTTTCTGGATAATGTGAAGAATCCATTCAAACGTCTTTATAAATGGTTATTTTGGCTCTATTTCCCTGTCAAGATAGCGGATGTTGTGGTTTGCATCTCTAATCAGACCAAGCAAAACATATTGCAAAAAATAAAAACGGATAAACTAAGGGTTATTTATAATGCCATAGATCCAATATTTGTCCCGGTAGCAAAACCTTTTAATCAAGAAAAACCGATTATACTGCATATTGGAACAGGATGGAACAAGAATTTGGATCGTACCATTGAAGCTTTATCGGGAATATCGTGCCATCTTCGAATTATTGGAAAGCTGAAGGTTTCGCAAGTAGCTTTGTTAGAAAAATATAAAACAGACTATTCCAACCAATGTAATCTTACGGATGAAGAAATAAGGGATGAATATAAAAGTTGTGATATCGTAAACTTTCCTTCAATGTATGAGGGATTTGGGATGCCCGTGATTGAAGGACAAATGACAGGAAGGGTAGTGATAACCTCTAATATTGAGCCGCTAATTGAGGTGGCTGCCGATGCGGCCGTTTTGGTAAATCCCGAAGATGTGTCGTCAATTAGGGATGCATATGAAACAGTAATATCCAATGAGTCTTATCGTATTAATTTAATAGAAAAGGGACTTAGAAATGCCGAAAGGTTTTCAGTGGAGTATATAGCGCAACAATATCTTGAACTTTATAAAACTCTTTAA